DNA from Rhipicephalus sanguineus isolate Rsan-2018 chromosome 11, BIME_Rsan_1.4, whole genome shotgun sequence:
ATGTCTTCTGACAGGAGGCGTTCGAGTTCCTTTTCTGTGGCAACACGTAAGGCAAATGGAATACGCCTGTGTGGTTGAGCAACAGGTGGGACCGTTTCGTCCACAGAAAAGTGATTGTGCTGGTTCTTTAGCTTTCCAACTCCGTTGAACAATTTGGGAAATGCTTCCACGATTGACTTGTTATTTAGTTGGTCATGAACTTGGTATGTGATCTGGACAAGTCCCAAGTTGGATGCTGCTGTGAAGCTCAAGAGTGGAGCACAGTTCCCGGGAATGACGAAGATGTCTTCTTCAATGCACTTGTTTTTGTATCTCATCGTGACAGCAACTTTGCCTAAAAGTTCTAGCGGAGATGTTGCTTTGTACGGAAATACTCTGATGGACGTTGCCTGGAGATTCACATTTAAGCGGTAGCTCTTAAAGTCGTTTTCACCAAAAATGGATACCGTAGCACCTGTGTCGATTATAAAGGTAACAGGCACATTGTTCACAGTAACAACGGCTTTTGGAGATGAGCCTGCTTGAGGGGAAGTCATGGCAACAAAGGCATATTCGTCGCTGCTTGAACCTGACTCAAAGGAGGCAGCGTGTTCTTTAGAGCTTGAACACCTCTTACTGCAGGCTGCCTGCGAGTTCCTGTTTGGACCACTGTCACAGTGTACTGCTTGCACCATTTTCTTAGTTGAGCGACAAAATCGTGCGAAGTGACCAACCTTGTTACATGCATTGCATGTCTTGCCCCACGCAGGGCAACCTGATCGCCCACCTTGATGAGGCCACTTGCCGCCGCAGTTGTGACAGTTGTTGGCGTGTCGCGTTTGCCTGTGTCACATGATTGTcgaaaaggtggcttcaggtttcgaCGACCCTTGTAGCTGTGGTGGTTCTCCGTGTTTTCCAGACGGTTTTTCGCGCCTTGTTGCAGCGAAAATGCCGACCGAGTGCTGTCGACGCTTCTCTCTATCTCAGAGACGTCACGTTCAACATCTTCGAACAGCCGTCCTTGCTTGAGAATTTCGGGCAGCTCTATGGCGTGCAGCATGGCATATTTCCGCAGACGGGTCGACGTTGTAGCGAGGATGATCTGGCTCTTGATTTCAAGATCGGCGTCCGCGAAGCCGCAGTGTCGGGCGAGCTGTCGGAGTCGGGCGTAAAACGCGTCCAAACTTTCACCCACGTTCTGTTTTGTTTGTCTGAAACGATACACAGCAAAGGTTGGGTTGATTCGTGGTGCGAAGTGAGCGTCGAGTTTTGCTTTTGCCGCTTCGTACTCGGACGTGCTTTCTAACGTGCTGGCTGGCAGAGATTGGAATAGGTCGTAGACCTCTTCACCGACGTAGTGAAGCAAAAGAGCTTTCTTGCGAGTGTCCGACGTAATGTTGCACGCAACGAGGAAGTTTTGGAATCGTTCTACCCACTTTGTCCATTCAAGTCCGATGTTGTTGGTGTCGGTGACTCGAAGGTCAAAACTCGGGAACGGCGGGAGTGCATTGGCCATGTTGCGCTTGCCTGAGAGTTTTCGGCTGCGTTGACGATGTAAATTCCTCGGGATTGTTGTCTTCAAGCTTCTGGGTGGTACGTTTCACACTTCTGACACCAATGTAGTGTTTGCATCGTGCCGGATGGCGTGGGTTATGATGGAGACAAACATAATGAGGCGTGTTTACTTAAACGCCATGTTTATTGAACTCCCATAGTTGCCTACCGAATGAGCGGGCTTGGCTATATCCGGATACTACAACCCCTTCCCAACGCCCGAGTTGCACCAAAAGGATTTGGTGCATGTCaggtgttgggaaggggtcatgaccagatacgacgtgagatctgtgagACCATGTATAAAACAGGGAGGCagataggtgtgtaagtgtgccctcaatttccctaacgaaaaaggagattggcttcttcgaagggcgcatgcgcgacgcgtagcctggcacgtgcagcttgatgtgaaggcagaatggtgacgtttccatcagtttggatgttttttacactttatatgtcacgtgtccagagtaaaattttcagttgaagtctaccggtcgtcctgtgtgcttctttgtctgtccttgttttgttccgctatattatgtatttaagtgaTGGACTCCGTTACCCCTCTTACGGGCAATTTCGCCTTAGTGTGTAGTTGCTAAGCTAAGTTCATAATAAACAAAGTTAATAGCAATTTATACGAATCGGAATAAGTTCCGCACTCAGCCGCCACGGtcgtcttgtggttatggtgctcgactgctgacccgcaggtctcgGGATCTATTCCCGGCCGcagggccgcattttcgatggaggcgaaaatgctcgaggcctgtgtGTCAACGATTGACGAAAGACAAACTCAAATTTggttagaaatgaaaaaaaaaaacttatattgTCAAAGATAAAACAAAGAAACAGTAGGAAATGTCGAGTCTGTACACACGTCCGCCCTCTACAAGGTATTGTGAGCGTCTCTTCTTcaacacgcaggcacgcagtccgtcccctcTTTTCGACGCAACCGTACACCAACCTTAGAAGCACAACACACGCGGATCGACGCACTGCTCTTCTTCCGTGAACACCATAGTCAAAGGTTGCTCCGCCGAGGCAATGTTGGCGTAGGTGGGGCGCGGTCTCACGGTTTCAGACACTCCatgccggcagacgaggagttgcggtgctttcctggaaaagcgtctggactgcgcacgtgacCTTCAACAATTACAAATGGAAACAAAAATAGGTGCCGCCTGAAAAATGAGCAAGCTCATTTTTTTAGGTGCTGAGTTCTACTGGGTACAACAgtttcataggtcggcaaatatgTCTACCCTCTGGCAGACGCCCAGTTCAAGTTCACACTTGTCTGTCCCGTCTGGGGAGCACCTCGTGAATAGCGGCTTTTTTTCCAAAGAAGCCGAGGAAGCTTCTCGTCATGAATCAAGACCAGATATCCTTTATTGAGTATGTTGGTTTGTTTGCCTGCGGAATGATGCGCCGAGCTCAGTTGAACTTGAAAAATCACGCCATACCGataaagtgaatgatgattgaggagctggctcggagataatcgggtaaaccttGAATGCTCCGTAGAATTCATCTACTGTGGTATAAAGACGTGACATGttgttattcgcaatgcccacgaactataggtggcgcgccgtgcttttcaagatggcgccaggaggagggtcaacccgtttgttagcataggaacagataggacgtgcggccGTAcagaccatgccactttcaccagatgaagtcatgagctgcgctgaaatagatatgagactaaaatactttcccaaaccatggaaagtgctaagtactcgccacctaattatttgctgcgaagtgaaaggttatatttcagctccgttaccgtgcataacgtgcacggtaacggagcttaCCGTGCACGTTACcgtgcgaaatcctgtgcgtgctacataaacctgtatgaactagaatttaataataataataataataataataataataataataatatctggggtttaacgtcccaaaaccacgatatgattatgagaggcgccgtagtggagggctccggaaatttcggccacctgggtttctttaacgtgcacataaatctaagtacacggcactcaaacattttcgcctccatcgaaaatgcagccgccgcggcagggattcgatcccgcgacctgcgggtcagcagtcgagcgccataaccactagaccaccgtggcgggtggtctagtggttattgacgtatgaattgacgtatgagctgaacggcactccgaggtagtacgtaccgagcctgcctgacggatttgccgcagtagtaggccgccagcgagtagcgccatcgctgctgcgcgtgatgatggcttgcaaacataaaagtgttctgtgataacaccccttcgtcattacttgcgccgccggaaacgcggagttacgtcttcaacggaacacaagcatttaacatgccattcagtagcgcttgtgttgcTTGTGTCACAGCCAAGCTGAGAATCTAGCCGTGTGagttcactcgcatgttgcaggttcgatcagcacgatcgaaacatgaatatcgaaaagaatgcacacgtatgcttttcgcgaCGTCGAAGAAGtgcgccgagaggcgtggattgtggccgtgattgCACGTTcaatcgctctaaccatttcgcttcgctggtcgagctcgagcgtgttggcggcatgcggcgctccatataatatccacaataattgtgatacatgcaatgcacaagaggaactatgcttttattttgatctcgctcaaggataatatacaatcaaagtgacttacgagttacgagcgtgaaagataatatacaatcaaagtgacttacgagttacgagcgtgaaagaacattaacgcacgagggctAGTGAAGTGAAACTCGCTtttcgtgagttagcagctggtggttcatcgtcgctatcactctcggtgctttcacagtcttctacgccCAGTGCAAAATCCTCGTTGTCAagatttctttcaacatcactgctgaaagcaatctgaagaatttcctccgccgaacgacttcgaccactccgcgtcaccgcGTTTAcaaattagagagacgtctgggcgcggagaacgttttgctctcagaccggtcaacaagcaaatcacttgcagtgtgctgccacctatcaacaaacgtacaaaaacaagcggcgcagcggtggctatgaaacccaacacactggcgaaggaaggcgtggatggaaagcgttcgctccacgaaaggcgtcgagcagacgcgtcctcgaataactgaaacgtcgctcgcgcgATTCGTAACAGccctttgctgacaaaggatagaggccctattttaacgTATCGCCaccttgagatcgctcagttatacatgagcacatcgcgagcccgcgcgtcCTACCTCCCGCGTACATGGTTATGGGACTCATGCGCTACAAGAAACACTgtccaattatatatgcaagtaaaacagggtgagcttcaactcaatatgtcagacgataacatttaacgaacctacgtggctacagaaagcctcgcgaagctgatagtatgtgtacactgtgggctagcattgaaagcgcgagttgccacgtattttcacgaaaacttcgcgtctcgcaagaacgaatcagatttctcgtgtcacggagggcccggtttgttcactgatgcagggaacatgcaaagtcgtagtgttcctttcttgccaacgcgttaacacagaggctagcacagccgaacaagggagagactgcatagtgccgccattttgtcgtctactaaccctcctcgagaggacgctcctgaattccgctcggtggcgcgataGTCTATGGACATTGCGAATAGCAACGATTGTAGTCAGGTTGTTATCGAACCAAAAGCGGgtgcagaccttgcagctgtggccgaacgtgtggtcgagaaaATCGTGCTTGAAGCGttcgtcggcgccaccaacttctgGTAGTGACCACTTTCGGCGTTTGGCCGCTGCATCCTGTGCCCTTACCTCTTCGAGGTTcacttgccgccgcttccgctctgcttcggcttcgcgggcttgcatctcggggtccgcacgacgctgacgtctctccgcggactcgcgagctctcaccgcagggcctTGGTGGCGAGCCCGCGCGCTGTTGCCTtacgagccctccgctccgccgccttgtcttcatCGTTCATGTTATTTAGTATCGAAGCGTACTGACAGACGACTGTCGAAAAAGAGAGGAAGCGCACCGTTGTGGCCCTCTAGCAGTCTCCTGTCAAATTAGAGCAGGCGCCGCCgtagagcgagcgccgcatgctacagttggctatgctatatgtgattttgcctgcgctattatcatcatcaaggcgctcgaagaacaagagggagaagacttctctttcgcgcgaggtgcgcctgtagcggtcgcatctagaattaaaggggccctgcaacacctttcttagttatattggaatagtctcattattgacgtatgactcttcacgagtcatatgccgcaaaaatttttcgaatccgtcaagtctaagtggtgttaccaaattatagagatcacgttccgcaggtTTCTCCCTCGACTCAACGCCGCGaacgcgcggagagctaggcagcgactcgatggagggagcgcagacgagcgaggctccgcccaagagcgccggcggaatttttttcttcatttttttctctctgacgtctgggcgcaaccacgtggtctgtgccgccacttccggtcggcttgcgtcgttctcgtcgagcggagccgatgtgtatcgcgcgtgcttgaaaactgcgcgtcggtttggtaatgttgggtgtgcacctcgaatgccgtagtgttttcatcgctctgccaaccatggaagcaaacctgcgcgctcgtttggagcgaatgacagctgagatcggtttcggcccctactccgatacaccgcctcgtgaggcggcactggcagacgaccccgaagcgccaccattaccggacgccagcattgttatcggagacatgctgcacggctgcctcggttggtcgtgagaacgtgccgacgatgcagttcccagctgacgaggcaacactcgaacggctgccactctcaacggcaaccggcgatggtcaaaagcacagaaatattcacgttttcggcactgcgcatggcgaagaaaacggaaccacgcaactacgagcagacgagctatcagtgagaccggaagtgctaatattaatgtttctccggtgtttttaacgcgataacagaatataaacatacatattatctacctattgaactcaaaattagcaacgaaagtaataatgagggtgttatcgtgattataacgtcagccaatggtggaactgccgacaatcgcgtcatattttgcggactaatacatcatttgtcgagagaagagggagcgattttcagctgactttgagaatttattgtaaattccaggccgtgcgcatcgctgtaatatttggctcgcgtgttctcgggagcctcgactaccgatcggcagcgctttttgagcatgctcgaaaagtgttgcagggcccctttaaggtaacGCGTATGGCGCGGAacatcgccccagcttaagaacctggcgagccaggtCCTAATATTCGTTCCTCCATCGACGCCAGAAATGGTCAATTGTTATTTAGAAATAGTTCCGACTTCTTATCATTTCCTTTGCTGAAGTAGTGGATGGAGCACTCGGTTGACTATGAGGAAGCGCGAGCAATCTTTTGCCAGCGAGAAAGTGCGGCGGTGTCAAAGGTGTGCCTTTGTCTGGCGATACGTGCAAGAATGTCAGGGGGCTTGAATCAATGAGAGCTTGAACTTCTTGAGCAGGGTCATAAACTCTTCAAAGCTCATGTGTGCCTTTCCGAATACCCGCCGAAGATATACTTTCACGCTCCTAATTAAATGCTcccaaaagcccccccccccccccacaaagcTGCTCGCTCAACCTTGTACTTCCATTGTTCCTGGTGATCTGCACAGTAGCAGTGAAGCCTCCTTTCTTTAGTGAATTGAATAAGTAAAAAAAGGTCTTTCGGTGGCTTCTCAAATGTTAGGGTGCTATCCGTGTAGATGGCCGACGGCAAATCACGACGCGAAGTAAAACGTCCAAAGACCAGCAGGAATTTTTCTGCGGAGAGATCCGATAGAAGCTCCAAATGAATAGCACGAGTAACCGCGCAGTTGAACAACGCTATGTATGCCTTTTCTTGATTGCGTTTCGCCTTTGTGAATAGAGGGCCGGCTGAATCAATGCTAGCATCCTAAAAACTGCCTGGCGAGGTTCTGTGTGCAGGAAGCGGTGCAGTTCGTGCTTTAGCTCCTCGCAATCTCTCCTTTATGCAGCCATTGCAAGTTCGAATGACTTGTTTTACAAGATGATCTGATCGCGGAATCCAGAAACTCTCTCGAATCTGTGTCATAGTGTCCTGATCGCCACCATGCATCTCGTTCAGGTGGAATTCTCTCACGAGTTTAGTGAACTTGTGTGCAGGAGGCAGTAAAATAGGATGCCCGACAGTTTCTCCCTCTTTAGAATGCTTTAATCGTCCACCAACACGGAGAAGTCCGGTGTTATGCAAGAAGGTACTCAAAATGAATATATGCGACTGTTTTTCAGTaggctttctttttctgtgcCGTAAGTTTCGTCTTGGGCAGTATTAATCCAGTAAGTCCTTGCTTGGTCCGGTTCTTCGGCCGCGTGATCATCATTAAGAGTTTCTTCTCTCGTCTTTCTAAGGAGTCGGAAGGCCCAAGCAGTGACACGGAGAAACTTCTTCAACCGGCTATACTTCCTTAGGTCTATGATTGGTTCTCTCTTAGTATCCGAAGACAACCGCAGCACCGTTTTATCATTCCTCTTTTCTTCTACTTCAGTCTCTTGCGCaaccttctttttttgttgcacaGGGCCAGCTATCGCAATCTTCGAGAAGCCAAGGTGGGCCATGCCACCAAAGTGTGGGTTATTATAGTGCCTGGGCTGACATGCCTCGTGTGGCGCAATTTGCAGGACTTGTGCTCCCAGGGCAGTCTCTCCAATGCTGAGGGGCACTCACACTCTGAATTTTGGATACAGAATTTTGCGCAAACGTTTTCCACTTCGTAGCGTGACTCTGAATCCAGGGAAGTTCAATTGTAGAATCCGTCTAAAAATGAACTGTCATGCTCAAGGGTATTTGCTGGCAAACGTAGCTTGCGTGCCGAGCTCCTACGATGGCTGCTATCAGCTCTAGTCTAGGCAACGAAAGGTGCTTTAAGGGTGCTACCCTTCATTTAGCACTAATTAGCTCAATGCTAAATCGGTCATCGTGCCCTTCGCTCGCAGATACGCGCAAGCTCCATATGCTTCCGGACTCGCGTTGCAGAAAACGTGCTGCTTAAATCTAGCAATCTCGCTATGCTCCACGATGCACCTTTTAAAGGTAAGCGGCTGAACGTCAAGCATTTCATCACACcacctctttcattctttctctaagTCATCTGGAAGTGCGGAATCCCACTCTAGCGCTCTTTCATGCAAACGCTAAAACAGCATTTTTGCTTTGACGCCGGACGGGCTGACAAGTCCAAGGGGATCAAAAACCTTGGCAGCCGCTTGGAGTACTGCTCTCTTATTGCTCGGACTAAGTCTGACGGCTCTCGGGAGAATTTCTGCAGGAATAGACACAAGATCATTTTTGGGTTTACAGCCCAAACCGAGAACGATATGAATCACGTGAGGATCGTCCACAATGTCATCTCTATTGAACGAGTCTTGTAGTTCTACAGAATTTATTGCCAATTTCTGTAACTTCATACCTGCATCTGCCATGATTGCCTTTGCAGCTCTGTACATTTTTACAGCTTGACACACACTGAATGAGCTTCATTTATGAAATCTTCAACGTAGAAAGACTTC
Protein-coding regions in this window:
- the LOC125756447 gene encoding uncharacterized protein LOC125756447 translates to MANALPPFPSFDLRVTDTNNIGLEWTKWVERFQNFLVACNITSDTRKKALLLHYVGEEVYDLFQSLPASTLESTSEYEAAKAKLDAHFAPRINPTFAVYRFRQTKQNVGESLDAFYARLRQLARHCGFADADLEIKSQIILATTSTRLRKYAMLHAIELPEILKQGRLFEDVERDVSEIERSVDSTRSAFSLQQGAKNRLENTENHHSYKGRRNLKPPFRQSCDTGKRDTPTTVTTAAASGLIKVGDQVALQCDLGVDCPPPEGLDSLKQAMSDVSTLAYFDPSRPTELVVDASPHGLGIVSASPRSAEPECDDLAPLPDTEAQAPEPLHQPHKHPYRRYPTRDRKRPGHFDDYV